From a single Streptomyces rubradiris genomic region:
- a CDS encoding carbohydrate ABC transporter permease, which translates to MKTTETPATPPAESGATVYKTDQDPAARRPSGQREGTVLNVFSHGVLVIWAIMVVMPLVWAVMTSFKDDGSIFGSPWSLPDRLHFDNWARAWTDAHMSDYFLNTVLVVGGSLVGTLVLGSMAAYVLARFDFPGNRFIYYLFVGGMSFPVMLALVPLFYVVNNMGLLNTIHGLILVYIAYSLPFTVFFLTAFFRTLPTSVAEAAFVDGASHTRTFFQVMLPMAKPGLISVGIFNFLGQWNQYMLPTVLNTDPDKKVLTQGLVQLAVSQGYKGDWSGLFAGLVMAMLPVLAAYIVFQRQVVQGLTAGALK; encoded by the coding sequence ATGAAGACGACCGAGACCCCCGCCACGCCGCCGGCCGAGTCCGGCGCCACCGTGTACAAGACGGACCAGGACCCGGCCGCGCGCCGGCCCTCCGGGCAGCGGGAGGGGACCGTCCTCAACGTCTTCTCCCACGGCGTCCTCGTGATCTGGGCGATCATGGTGGTCATGCCGCTGGTGTGGGCGGTGATGACGTCCTTCAAGGACGACGGCTCCATCTTCGGCTCGCCCTGGTCCCTGCCGGACCGGCTGCACTTCGACAACTGGGCCCGGGCCTGGACCGACGCCCACATGAGCGACTACTTCCTGAACACCGTCCTGGTGGTCGGCGGCTCGCTCGTCGGCACCCTGGTGCTCGGCTCGATGGCCGCCTATGTGCTGGCCCGGTTCGACTTCCCGGGCAACCGCTTCATCTACTACCTGTTCGTCGGCGGCATGAGCTTCCCGGTCATGCTCGCGCTGGTCCCGCTGTTCTACGTCGTGAACAACATGGGCCTGCTGAACACGATCCACGGCCTGATCCTGGTGTACATCGCCTACTCGCTGCCGTTCACGGTGTTCTTCCTCACGGCGTTCTTCCGCACCCTGCCCACGTCGGTGGCGGAGGCGGCCTTCGTGGACGGCGCTTCGCACACGCGTACGTTCTTCCAGGTGATGCTGCCCATGGCCAAGCCCGGCCTGATCAGCGTGGGCATCTTCAACTTCCTCGGCCAGTGGAACCAGTACATGCTGCCCACGGTCCTGAACACCGACCCGGACAAGAAGGTGCTCACCCAGGGGCTCGTCCAGCTCGCGGTCAGCCAGGGCTACAAGGGCGACTGGTCCGGTCTGTTCGCCGGCCTGGTCATGGCGATGCTGCCGGTGCTCGCGGCGTACATCGTCTTCCAGCGGCAGGTGGTGCAGGGGCTGACCGCGGGGGCGCTGAAGTAA
- a CDS encoding sugar ABC transporter permease — MSIDKTSATEPGTTSAQDAAPVENPEAAAAAVTAVDPRLLVQEEGLLGYWNEFKRKMKAGELGSLPVVVGLVIICVIFQALNSNFLSAQNINDVTITMVGTGMISVGIVFVLLLGEIDLSVGSVSGAASALMAVLAVNQGWPEWAAVLLAIAAGVAIGALHGFFFAVLGAPAFAVTLAGLLFWLGFMLKVLGEDGTINLDGEGLVAKLTTYYFSDIAAAYGLAVVVVAVFFLTSFLGNRRREAAGIPARPLSDTVLRTVLLAVVAFAAAYMYNQYKGLPLATVIFLVFLVATDFLLRRTTYGRKVFALGGSVEASRRAGINVTAVRISVFAISGGFAAIGGLFLASKIASANQSAGTGDLLMNAIAAAVIGGTSLFGGRGRTWNALLGVLVIVSIQYGLQLQSIAEPVKYMITAAVLLTTVVIDSITRKTQKTAGRA; from the coding sequence GTGAGCATCGACAAGACCTCCGCCACCGAGCCCGGCACGACGTCCGCGCAGGACGCCGCCCCGGTCGAGAACCCCGAGGCCGCCGCGGCCGCGGTCACCGCCGTCGACCCGCGCCTGCTGGTGCAGGAAGAGGGCCTGCTCGGCTACTGGAACGAGTTCAAGCGCAAGATGAAGGCCGGTGAGCTGGGCTCCCTGCCGGTCGTCGTCGGCCTGGTGATCATCTGCGTGATCTTCCAGGCGCTGAACTCCAACTTCCTGTCCGCGCAGAACATCAACGACGTGACGATCACCATGGTCGGCACGGGCATGATCTCCGTCGGCATCGTCTTCGTGCTGCTGCTCGGCGAGATCGACCTCTCGGTGGGCTCGGTCAGCGGCGCGGCCAGCGCCCTGATGGCCGTCCTCGCGGTCAACCAGGGCTGGCCCGAGTGGGCGGCCGTCCTCCTCGCCATCGCCGCCGGCGTCGCCATCGGCGCGCTGCACGGCTTCTTCTTCGCGGTGCTCGGCGCCCCCGCCTTCGCCGTCACGCTGGCCGGCCTGCTGTTCTGGCTCGGCTTCATGCTGAAGGTGCTGGGCGAGGACGGCACGATCAACCTCGACGGCGAGGGCCTGGTCGCCAAGCTGACCACGTACTACTTCTCCGACATCGCCGCCGCCTACGGGCTCGCCGTGGTCGTGGTCGCGGTGTTCTTCCTCACCTCCTTCCTCGGCAACCGGCGCCGGGAGGCCGCGGGCATCCCGGCCCGGCCGCTGAGCGACACGGTGCTGCGCACGGTGCTGCTGGCCGTGGTCGCCTTCGCCGCCGCCTACATGTACAACCAGTACAAGGGCCTGCCGCTGGCCACGGTGATCTTCCTGGTGTTCCTGGTCGCCACGGACTTCCTGCTGCGGCGCACCACCTACGGGCGCAAGGTCTTCGCGCTCGGCGGCAGCGTCGAGGCGTCCCGGCGCGCGGGCATCAACGTCACGGCGGTGCGGATCTCCGTGTTCGCGATCTCCGGCGGGTTCGCCGCGATCGGCGGCCTGTTCCTGGCCTCGAAGATCGCCTCGGCCAACCAGAGCGCCGGCACCGGCGACCTGCTGATGAACGCCATCGCCGCGGCCGTCATCGGCGGCACCTCGCTCTTCGGCGGGCGCGGCCGGACCTGGAACGCGCTGCTGGGTGTGCTGGTGATCGTGTCCATCCAGTACGGTCTTCAGCTGCAGTCCATCGCGGAGCCGGTGAAGTACATGATCACCGCCGCCGTTCTGCTGACCACCGTCGTGATCGACTCCATCACGCGCAAGACGCAGAAGACCGCGGGCCGCGCCTAG
- a CDS encoding ATP-binding cassette domain-containing protein — protein MVHVSATPVLALRGVSKRFGAVQALTDVELEIHAGEVVALVGDNGAGKSTLVKTIAGVHPIDEGAIEWNGRPVSISKPHDAQALGIATVYQDLALCDNIDVVGNLFLGRELRKWGVLDEVEMERRARELLTTLSIRIPSVRIPIASLSGGQRQTVAIARSMLGDPKLVILDEPTAALGVEQTAQVLDLVERLRERGHAVILISHNMADVKAVADKVAVLRLGRNNGVFEVSTTSQEEIISAITGATDNAVTRRAARTSSANGEASQ, from the coding sequence ATGGTTCACGTGTCCGCTACGCCCGTGCTGGCGTTGCGCGGGGTCTCCAAGCGGTTCGGTGCCGTTCAGGCGCTCACCGACGTAGAGCTCGAGATCCACGCCGGTGAGGTGGTCGCCCTGGTCGGCGACAACGGCGCCGGAAAGTCCACGCTGGTCAAGACGATCGCCGGCGTCCACCCCATCGACGAGGGTGCCATCGAATGGAATGGCAGGCCCGTGTCGATCAGCAAGCCGCACGACGCCCAGGCGCTGGGCATCGCGACGGTCTACCAGGACCTCGCGCTGTGCGACAACATCGACGTCGTCGGCAACCTCTTCCTCGGCCGTGAGCTGAGGAAGTGGGGCGTGCTCGACGAGGTCGAGATGGAGCGCCGCGCCCGCGAGCTGCTCACCACGCTGTCGATCCGCATCCCCAGCGTCCGCATCCCGATCGCCTCGCTCTCCGGCGGTCAGCGCCAGACCGTGGCCATCGCCCGCTCCATGCTGGGCGACCCCAAGCTGGTCATCCTGGACGAGCCCACCGCCGCCCTCGGCGTCGAGCAGACCGCCCAGGTGCTCGACCTGGTCGAGCGGCTGCGCGAGCGCGGCCACGCCGTCATCCTCATCAGCCACAACATGGCGGACGTGAAGGCGGTGGCCGACAAGGTCGCCGTCCTGCGCCTCGGCCGCAACAACGGCGTCTTCGAGGTCAGCACGACCTCCCAGGAAGAGATCATCTCCGCCATCACCGGCGCCACCGACAATGCCGTGACCCGCCGTGCCGCGCGCACGTCCAGCGCGAACGGGGAGGCTTCCCAGTGA
- a CDS encoding NTP pyrophosphohydrolase: MTGPLDTPPSPTPPLVIVDGANVVGSRPDGWWKDRRGAAERLRDRLAGEGLPGHPGPVEIVLVVEGAARGVASVPGVRVESAPGSGDDRVVELAAASPGRPRLVVTADRELRRRVTELGARVAGPRTVLG; the protein is encoded by the coding sequence ATGACCGGTCCCCTCGACACCCCGCCCTCCCCCACCCCGCCGCTCGTCATCGTGGACGGCGCGAACGTCGTCGGGTCGCGGCCCGACGGCTGGTGGAAGGACCGCAGGGGGGCGGCCGAGCGGCTGCGGGACCGGTTGGCGGGCGAGGGCCTGCCCGGGCACCCGGGGCCGGTGGAGATCGTGCTCGTGGTCGAGGGCGCGGCCCGGGGCGTGGCCTCGGTGCCGGGCGTACGGGTGGAGTCGGCGCCGGGCAGCGGGGACGACCGCGTCGTGGAACTGGCCGCCGCCAGCCCCGGCCGCCCCCGCCTGGTGGTGACCGCCGACCGCGAGCTGCGCCGCCGGGTGACCGAACTGGGCGCGCGGGTGGCGGGACCGCGTACGGTCCTGGGCTGA
- a CDS encoding ArnT family glycosyltransferase, producing MLAAPLAPARTAITRTAYWGRLLPLLAALACVTRIPSFVRPLWNPDEGYLAVEARLLAQGGQLYDTVVDRKPPLLPWLYEAAFALCGSGSLTPLRILAVLAQLLTAVLLASLARRHWGDKAGRTAGVLYLLVSVGLNPEDAQAAGFEVFMLPWTAAAVWCADRGRWGAAGTAVAAAFLTKQTGGAVLLPVLWLLHRRGAVRAGLPRLAAGCAAPVLGAALLTDPGGFVFWTVTGSAAYATVSGSVTHVLGRALANTALVAAASAGLLAPVARALRDARARAAEPWPWLWLWLASSAVAVTLGCHFFGHYYLQLLPPLALLATAALHTRPGQRRLAAVLTSCCACALFVGWGLVAPRPELAHAERLAAALAHRTAPGDRVLVWGMHPETYWLAGRTPATRYLTAGLLTNYSGGRDGSRVGEAYAVPGAWSVFRRELAAHAPALIADDSRGKPYAPARLPTLRRLLASDYTEVARVDGAVLYARATARPGAES from the coding sequence ATGCTCGCCGCCCCACTCGCCCCCGCCCGGACCGCGATCACCCGGACGGCGTACTGGGGGCGGCTGCTGCCCCTGCTGGCCGCGCTGGCCTGCGTCACCCGCATCCCCTCCTTCGTCCGCCCGCTGTGGAACCCCGACGAGGGCTACCTCGCCGTCGAAGCCCGGCTGCTGGCCCAGGGCGGGCAGCTCTACGACACGGTGGTGGACCGCAAACCGCCGCTGCTGCCCTGGCTGTACGAGGCCGCGTTCGCGCTGTGCGGCTCCGGCTCCCTGACCCCGCTGCGGATCCTCGCCGTCCTCGCCCAGCTGCTCACCGCCGTGCTGCTGGCCTCCCTGGCCCGCCGCCACTGGGGCGACAAGGCGGGTCGCACCGCCGGGGTGCTGTATCTGCTGGTGTCGGTGGGGCTCAACCCGGAGGACGCGCAGGCCGCCGGTTTCGAGGTGTTCATGCTGCCCTGGACGGCCGCCGCCGTGTGGTGCGCGGACCGGGGCCGCTGGGGCGCGGCCGGCACCGCCGTCGCCGCCGCGTTCCTGACCAAGCAGACCGGCGGTGCCGTCCTGCTGCCGGTGCTCTGGCTGCTCCACCGGCGCGGCGCCGTCCGGGCGGGCCTGCCCCGGCTCGCGGCCGGGTGCGCCGCCCCCGTGCTCGGCGCCGCGCTGCTGACGGACCCCGGCGGCTTCGTGTTCTGGACGGTGACCGGCTCCGCCGCCTACGCCACCGTCTCCGGCTCCGTGACCCACGTCCTCGGCCGCGCCCTGGCCAACACCGCGCTTGTCGCGGCGGCCTCGGCGGGGCTGCTGGCGCCGGTCGCGCGGGCCTTGCGCGACGCCCGCGCCCGGGCGGCCGAGCCGTGGCCCTGGCTGTGGCTGTGGCTCGCCTCCTCGGCCGTCGCCGTGACCCTCGGCTGCCACTTCTTCGGCCACTACTACCTGCAACTCCTCCCGCCGCTCGCCCTGCTGGCCACCGCCGCGCTGCACACCCGGCCCGGGCAGCGGCGCCTGGCCGCCGTCCTCACCTCCTGCTGCGCCTGCGCCCTCTTCGTCGGCTGGGGCCTCGTCGCCCCGCGCCCCGAACTCGCGCACGCCGAGCGGCTGGCGGCGGCCCTCGCCCACCGCACGGCACCCGGCGACCGGGTCCTGGTGTGGGGGATGCACCCCGAGACGTACTGGCTGGCCGGCCGCACCCCCGCCACCCGCTACCTCACCGCGGGGCTGCTCACCAACTACAGCGGCGGCCGGGACGGCTCCCGGGTCGGCGAGGCGTACGCCGTGCCCGGCGCCTGGTCCGTCTTCCGCCGGGAGCTGGCGGCGCACGCCCCCGCCCTGATCGCCGACGACTCCCGCGGCAAGCCGTACGCCCCCGCCCGCCTGCCCACCCTGCGCCGCCTGCTCGCGAGCGACTACACGGAGGTCGCCCGCGTGGACGGCGCGGTCCTGTACGCCCGCGCGACGGCACGGCCGGGCGCGGAATCGTAG
- a CDS encoding ROK family transcriptional regulator — protein sequence METPGSQSSLHRANLERVVRAVRLAGSLTQAEIARTTGLSAATVSNIVRELKDGGTVEVTPTSAGGRRARSVSLSGDAGIVIGVDFGHTHLRVAVGNLAHQVLAEEAEPLDVDASADQGFDRAEQLVNRLVAATGVDRTKVAGVGLGVPGPIDVESGTLGSTAILPGWGGTKPAEELRERLGVPVHVDNDANLGALGELVWGSGKGVRDLAYIKVASGVGAGLVIDGKIYRGPGGTAGEIGHITLDESGPVCRCGNRGCLETFAAARYVLPLLQPSHGPDLTMEGIVRLARDGDPGCRRVIADVGRHIGSGVANLCNLLNPSRVVLGGDLAEAGELVLGPIRESVGRYAIPSAARQLSVLPGALGGRAEVLGALALALSEMGDSTLLDGALQVTAPAFT from the coding sequence GTGGAGACTCCAGGGTCGCAGTCGTCACTGCACCGAGCCAACCTGGAGCGGGTGGTCCGGGCCGTACGACTGGCCGGGTCCCTCACCCAGGCGGAGATCGCGCGGACGACCGGGCTGTCCGCCGCCACCGTCTCCAACATCGTGCGGGAGCTGAAGGACGGCGGAACCGTCGAGGTCACCCCCACGTCGGCGGGCGGGCGGCGGGCCCGCAGCGTCAGCCTGAGCGGGGACGCGGGCATCGTGATCGGAGTCGACTTCGGGCACACCCACCTGCGCGTCGCGGTCGGCAACCTCGCCCACCAGGTGCTCGCCGAGGAGGCCGAGCCGCTGGACGTCGACGCCTCCGCCGACCAGGGCTTCGACCGGGCCGAACAACTGGTCAACCGCCTCGTCGCGGCGACCGGCGTGGACCGGACCAAGGTGGCCGGCGTGGGCCTGGGCGTGCCCGGCCCGATCGACGTCGAGTCCGGCACCCTCGGCTCCACCGCGATCCTGCCCGGCTGGGGCGGCACCAAGCCCGCCGAGGAACTGCGCGAGCGGCTCGGCGTACCCGTGCACGTCGACAACGACGCCAACCTCGGCGCCCTCGGCGAGCTGGTCTGGGGCAGCGGCAAGGGCGTGCGCGACCTGGCCTACATCAAGGTGGCCAGCGGTGTCGGCGCCGGCCTGGTGATCGACGGCAAGATCTACCGGGGTCCGGGCGGCACGGCCGGCGAGATCGGGCACATCACCCTGGACGAGTCCGGCCCGGTCTGCCGCTGCGGCAACCGCGGCTGCCTGGAGACCTTCGCGGCGGCGCGCTACGTGCTCCCGCTGCTCCAGCCCAGCCACGGCCCCGACCTGACCATGGAGGGCATCGTCCGGCTGGCCAGGGACGGGGACCCGGGCTGCCGCCGGGTCATCGCCGACGTCGGCCGCCACATCGGCAGCGGAGTGGCCAACCTCTGCAACCTGCTGAACCCGAGCCGGGTCGTCCTCGGCGGCGACCTCGCCGAGGCCGGGGAGCTGGTGCTCGGACCGATCAGGGAGTCCGTCGGCCGCTACGCCATCCCCAGCGCCGCCCGTCAACTGTCCGTTCTCCCCGGGGCACTTGGCGGCCGGGCCGAGGTGCTCGGCGCGCTCGCCCTCGCCCTCAGCGAGATGGGTGATTCCACCCTTTTGGACGGCGCCCTGCAGGTTACGGCGCCTGCCTTCACTTAG
- the dxs gene encoding 1-deoxy-D-xylulose-5-phosphate synthase, translated as MPLLTRIRGPRDLDRLSLEELDQLAEEIRTFLVDAVSKTGGHLGPNLGVVELTIALHRVFHSPADKVLWDTGHQSYVHKLLTGRQDFSRLKMKGGLSGYPAQAESEHDVIENSHASTVLGWADGIAKANQLRRRDDHVVAVIGDGALTGGMAWEALNNIAEAKDRPLVIVVNDNERSYAPTIGGLANHLATLRTTDGYERFLARTKDILDRTPVVGKPLYETLHGAKKGLKDFIAPQGMFEDLGLKYVGPIDGHDIEALESALARAKRFGGPVIVHCLTEKGRGYQPALQDEADRFHAVGKIHPDTGLPISSSGADWTSVFGEEMVRLGEEREDIVAITAAMLQPVGLDKFAKRFPDRVYDVGIAEQHGAVSAAGLAHGGLHPVFAVYATFLNRAFDQVLMDVALHKCGVTFVLDRAGITGTDGPSHNGMWDMSILQVVPGLRLAAPRDADQVRAQLREAVAVEDAPTVVRFSKGAVGPAVPAVGRVGGMDVLREPGTDRPDVLLVSVGALAPMCLEIAALLDKQGISTTVVDPRWVKPVDEAMAPLAERHRVVVTVEDNSRVGGVGSAIAQALRDAGVDVPLRDFGIPPRFLDHASRAEVMAEIGLTAPDIARQVTGLVAKLDGRFERQADAADPVEHARD; from the coding sequence GTGCCGCTGCTGACCCGCATCAGGGGACCGCGCGATCTGGACCGGCTCAGCCTGGAGGAGCTGGACCAGCTGGCAGAGGAGATCCGTACCTTCCTCGTCGACGCTGTCTCCAAGACCGGCGGCCACCTCGGTCCGAACCTCGGTGTGGTGGAGCTGACCATCGCCCTGCACCGCGTCTTCCACTCGCCCGCGGACAAGGTGCTGTGGGACACCGGCCACCAGTCCTACGTGCACAAGCTGCTCACCGGCCGGCAGGACTTCTCCCGGCTGAAGATGAAGGGCGGCCTGTCCGGCTACCCGGCGCAGGCCGAGTCCGAGCACGACGTCATCGAGAACAGCCACGCCTCGACCGTGCTCGGCTGGGCCGACGGCATCGCCAAGGCCAACCAGCTGCGCCGGCGGGACGACCACGTCGTCGCCGTCATCGGTGACGGCGCGCTCACCGGCGGCATGGCCTGGGAGGCGCTGAACAACATCGCCGAGGCCAAGGACCGCCCGCTCGTCATCGTCGTCAACGACAACGAGCGCTCCTACGCCCCGACCATCGGCGGCCTCGCCAACCACCTGGCGACCCTGCGCACCACCGACGGCTACGAGCGCTTCCTCGCCCGGACCAAGGACATCCTCGACCGCACCCCGGTCGTCGGCAAGCCGCTGTACGAGACCCTGCACGGCGCGAAGAAGGGGCTGAAGGACTTCATCGCCCCGCAGGGCATGTTCGAGGACCTGGGCCTGAAGTACGTCGGCCCGATCGACGGCCACGACATCGAGGCGCTGGAGTCCGCGCTGGCCCGCGCCAAGCGGTTCGGCGGCCCGGTCATCGTGCACTGCCTGACCGAGAAGGGCCGCGGCTACCAGCCCGCCCTCCAGGACGAGGCCGACCGCTTCCACGCCGTCGGCAAGATCCACCCGGACACCGGGCTGCCGATCAGCTCCTCCGGCGCCGACTGGACCTCGGTCTTCGGCGAGGAGATGGTCAGGCTCGGCGAGGAGCGCGAGGACATCGTCGCGATCACCGCCGCCATGCTCCAGCCGGTCGGCCTGGACAAGTTCGCCAAGCGCTTCCCCGACCGGGTCTACGACGTCGGGATCGCCGAGCAGCACGGCGCCGTCTCCGCGGCGGGCCTCGCCCACGGCGGGCTGCACCCGGTCTTCGCCGTGTACGCCACCTTCCTCAACCGCGCCTTCGACCAGGTCCTCATGGACGTGGCCCTGCACAAGTGCGGGGTGACCTTCGTGCTGGACCGGGCCGGGATCACCGGCACCGACGGCCCCTCGCACAACGGCATGTGGGACATGTCGATCCTCCAGGTGGTGCCCGGGCTGCGGCTGGCCGCGCCGCGCGACGCCGACCAGGTGCGCGCCCAGCTGCGCGAGGCCGTCGCCGTCGAGGACGCGCCGACCGTGGTGCGCTTCTCCAAGGGAGCCGTCGGCCCCGCCGTACCCGCCGTGGGCCGCGTCGGCGGCATGGACGTACTGCGCGAGCCCGGCACGGACCGCCCGGATGTGCTGCTGGTCTCCGTGGGCGCCCTCGCCCCGATGTGCCTGGAGATCGCCGCCCTGCTCGACAAGCAGGGCATCTCCACCACCGTGGTCGACCCGCGCTGGGTCAAGCCCGTGGACGAGGCCATGGCCCCGCTGGCCGAACGGCACCGGGTCGTCGTCACCGTCGAGGACAACAGCCGGGTCGGCGGTGTCGGCTCCGCGATCGCCCAGGCCCTCAGGGACGCGGGCGTGGACGTGCCGCTGCGCGACTTCGGCATCCCGCCGCGCTTCCTCGACCACGCCTCCCGCGCCGAGGTCATGGCCGAGATCGGGCTGACCGCGCCCGACATCGCCCGCCAGGTCACCGGACTGGTCGCCAAGCTCGACGGCCGGTTCGAGCGCCAGGCCGACGCCGCGGACCCCGTGGAGCACGCGCGCGACTAG
- a CDS encoding amino acid permease, with the protein MSSTLFRTKNVEQSIQDTEEPEHALKKSLSALDLTVFGVGVIIGTGIFVLTGTAAKNTAGPAVSLSFVIAGAVCALAALCYAEFASTVPVAGSAYTFSYASLGELPAWIIGWDLVLELALGTAVVAVGWSGYIHSLLDNWGWHLPEALGGRDGATGFGFDILAAALVLLLTAILVVGMKVSARVTSVVVGIKVAVVLIVIIAGAFFVKGANYDPFIPEEQPVAAGGSLKAPLVQLIFGWAPSHFGVMGIFTAASVVFFAFIGFDVVATAAEETRNPQRDVPRGILGSLVICTALYVAVSIVVTGMQKYSSLSVEAPLADAFKATGHPWFAGLISFGAAVGLTTVCMILLLGQSRVFFAMSRDGLLPRFFSQTHPKYRTPYRSTILLGVVIAVVAGFTSLSELAELVNIGTLFAFAIVALSVIILRRTRPDLPRAFRTPLVPLVPVLSVLASLWLMLNLPAETWLRFAVWMLIGFVVYFLYGRSHSRLAPRGHPPAGESPRPPA; encoded by the coding sequence GTGAGCAGCACGCTGTTCCGGACGAAGAACGTCGAGCAGTCCATCCAGGACACCGAGGAACCCGAGCACGCGCTCAAGAAGTCACTGTCCGCCCTGGACCTGACCGTCTTCGGCGTCGGCGTCATCATCGGCACCGGCATCTTCGTCCTCACCGGCACGGCGGCGAAGAACACCGCCGGTCCCGCGGTCTCGCTGTCCTTCGTCATCGCCGGCGCCGTCTGCGCGCTCGCCGCCCTCTGCTACGCCGAGTTCGCCTCCACCGTCCCGGTCGCGGGCTCCGCCTACACCTTCTCCTACGCCTCGCTCGGCGAACTCCCCGCCTGGATCATCGGCTGGGACCTGGTGCTGGAGCTGGCGCTCGGCACGGCGGTGGTAGCGGTCGGCTGGTCCGGCTACATCCACTCGCTGCTCGACAACTGGGGCTGGCACCTGCCCGAGGCGCTCGGCGGGCGGGACGGCGCCACCGGCTTCGGCTTCGACATCCTCGCCGCCGCCCTCGTGCTGCTGCTCACCGCCATCCTCGTCGTCGGCATGAAGGTGTCCGCCCGGGTCACCTCGGTGGTCGTCGGGATCAAGGTGGCCGTCGTCCTCATCGTGATCATCGCGGGCGCCTTCTTCGTCAAGGGCGCCAACTACGACCCGTTCATCCCCGAGGAGCAGCCCGTCGCGGCCGGCGGCAGCCTCAAGGCCCCCCTGGTCCAGCTGATCTTCGGGTGGGCCCCCTCGCACTTCGGGGTCATGGGCATCTTCACCGCCGCCTCCGTGGTCTTCTTCGCCTTCATCGGCTTCGACGTCGTCGCCACCGCCGCCGAGGAGACCCGCAATCCGCAGCGCGACGTCCCGCGCGGCATCCTGGGCTCCCTGGTCATCTGCACCGCCCTGTACGTCGCCGTGTCGATCGTCGTCACCGGCATGCAGAAGTACAGCTCGCTGTCCGTCGAGGCGCCCCTCGCCGACGCGTTCAAGGCCACCGGGCACCCCTGGTTCGCGGGCCTGATCAGCTTCGGCGCCGCGGTCGGCCTGACCACCGTGTGCATGATCCTGCTGCTCGGCCAGTCCCGGGTGTTCTTCGCGATGAGCCGCGACGGGCTGCTGCCCCGGTTCTTCTCCCAGACCCACCCGAAGTACCGCACCCCCTACCGGTCGACCATCCTGCTCGGCGTCGTCATCGCGGTCGTGGCGGGCTTCACCAGCCTCAGCGAACTGGCCGAGCTGGTGAACATCGGCACCCTCTTCGCCTTCGCCATCGTGGCGCTCAGCGTGATCATCCTGCGCCGCACCCGCCCCGACCTGCCCCGGGCCTTCCGCACCCCGCTGGTCCCGCTGGTCCCGGTGCTGTCGGTGCTCGCCTCGCTGTGGCTGATGCTGAACCTGCCCGCGGAGACCTGGCTGCGGTTCGCCGTCTGGATGCTGATCGGGTTCGTCGTCTACTTCCTCTACGGCCGCTCGCACAGCCGGCTCGCCCCGCGCGGGCACCCCCCGGCCGGCGAGAGCCCGCGCCCGCCCGCCTGA
- a CDS encoding sugar ABC transporter substrate-binding protein encodes MRRAAVAVAAGAMAVSLAACGSAKESKGDDDSSAASAPKKGDDITVGLLLPENKTARYEKFDRPMIEQKVKELTNGKGKVEYNNARQDANLQAQQVDTMITNKVDVLIIDAVDAKAIQNSVKKAVDQGIKVVAYDRLAEGPISAYTSFDNVEVGKTQGEALLKALGDKATKSSKIVMINGSVTDPNAKQFKDGAHSVLDGKVTIAKEYDTKEWAPDNANSEMEAAISAVGKKNIVGVYSANDTMAGAIITALKAADLNVPVTGQDAELAGVQRIVTGDQYMSVYKSYPQEAQTAAQMAVALAKGESLDSIAKDKVSSTSAKDIPSVLVPVVSLTKDNIKDTVIKDGIYTVDEICSGKYKAACDKLGLTK; translated from the coding sequence ATGCGTCGTGCCGCCGTTGCCGTTGCCGCCGGTGCGATGGCCGTCTCGCTGGCCGCCTGTGGCAGTGCCAAGGAGTCGAAGGGCGACGACGACTCCTCGGCCGCGTCGGCCCCCAAGAAGGGCGACGACATCACGGTCGGTCTGCTCCTTCCGGAGAACAAGACCGCGCGGTACGAGAAGTTCGACCGGCCGATGATCGAGCAGAAGGTCAAGGAGCTGACCAACGGCAAGGGCAAGGTCGAGTACAACAACGCCCGCCAGGACGCCAACCTCCAGGCCCAGCAGGTCGACACCATGATCACCAACAAGGTGGACGTCCTGATCATCGACGCGGTGGACGCCAAGGCGATCCAGAACTCCGTCAAGAAGGCCGTGGACCAGGGCATCAAGGTCGTCGCCTACGACCGCCTCGCCGAGGGCCCGATCAGCGCCTACACCTCCTTCGACAACGTCGAGGTCGGCAAGACCCAGGGCGAGGCCCTGCTGAAGGCACTGGGCGACAAGGCCACCAAGTCCTCCAAGATCGTCATGATCAACGGCTCGGTGACCGACCCCAACGCCAAGCAGTTCAAGGACGGCGCGCACTCCGTCCTGGACGGCAAGGTCACCATCGCCAAGGAGTACGACACCAAGGAGTGGGCGCCGGACAACGCCAACTCCGAGATGGAGGCGGCCATCTCCGCCGTCGGCAAGAAGAACATCGTGGGCGTCTACTCCGCCAACGACACCATGGCCGGCGCCATCATCACCGCCCTCAAGGCCGCGGACCTCAACGTCCCGGTCACCGGCCAGGACGCCGAACTGGCAGGTGTGCAGCGCATCGTCACCGGCGACCAGTACATGAGCGTGTACAAGTCGTACCCGCAGGAGGCGCAGACCGCCGCGCAGATGGCCGTCGCGCTCGCCAAGGGCGAGAGCCTGGACTCCATCGCCAAGGACAAGGTCTCCAGCACCAGCGCCAAGGACATCCCGTCCGTCCTCGTCCCGGTCGTGTCCCTCACCAAGGACAACATCAAGGACACCGTGATCAAGGACGGCATCTACACCGTCGACGAGATCTGCTCCGGCAAGTACAAGGCCGCCTGCGACAAGCTCGGCCTCACCAAGTAG